One genomic segment of Mytilus trossulus isolate FHL-02 chromosome 4, PNRI_Mtr1.1.1.hap1, whole genome shotgun sequence includes these proteins:
- the LOC134714204 gene encoding sulfotransferase 1C2-like yields the protein MLAKGKYHFGPITNEDEIVTDTLSEDMKVEHLIVDEFETRIDFLNNGVLPDPRIMIPQIQTMDVFDDDIFICAFMKCGTHWLWEMVQMIVNGKAEYFSKAKECCTMEFHLPDEYSDFQRPRIFNSHFTPKCLPKQAYEKKCKLIIIERNPKDIITSQYHHWKLLFPQIALPWSDFLKSVYTNDRNINSNWFFYRKKWSDFLSSSNNPCLVLRYEDIKQKTLQSLFTLSDFLGYPREETFLKEIQEKCSLDKMRDMEKLRESGTDIINSDQVSKLYRKGAVGDWKNHFTVAQNEQFETLLEKKMNGEQVNFTYEL from the exons ATGCTAGCTAAAGGAAAGTATCATTTTG GGCCAATAACTAATGAGGATGAAATAGTAACAGATACTTTATCAGAAGATATGAAAGTGGAACATTTAATTGTAGACGAATTTGAAACAAGAATAGACTTCTTAAATAATGGTGTACTACCTGATCCAAGAATTATGATACCTCAAATTCAAACAATGGACGTCTTTGATGATGATATCTTTATCTGTGCTTTTATGAAATGTG gTACTCATTGGCTATGGGAAATGGTACAGATGATAGTGAACGGCAAGGCGGAATACTTTTCGAAAGCTAAAGAATGTTGTACAATGGAATTCCATTTACCAGATGAATATAGTGATTTTCAGAGGCCAAGAATATTCAACTCTCATTTTACACCAAAATGTTTACCGAAACAAGCGTATGAAAAAAAGTGTAAACTGATCATAATTGAACGAAACCCGAAAGATATTATTACATCTCAGTATCACCACTGGAAACTTTTATTCCCTCAAATCGCACTTCCATGGTCAGACTTTCTTAAAAGTGTATATACAAATG ATCGAAATATCAATTCCAATTGGTTCTTTTACCGAAAAAAATGGTCTGATTTCTTGTCATCAAGTAACAACCCGTGCCTTGTATTGAGATATGAAGACATTAAACAG AAAACCCTTCAGAGTTTGTTCACACTTTCCGACTTCTTAGGTTATCCACGCgaagaaacatttttaaaagaaatacaagagAAATGTAGTTTGGACAAAATGCGAGACATGGAAAAGTTAAGAGAAAGTGGAACTGACATAATTAACTCTGATCAGGTGTCCAAGTTGTACAGGAAAG GTGCTGTTGGGGATTGGAAGAATCATTTTACAGTTGCACAGAATGAACAATTTGAAACTCTgttggagaaaaaaatgaatggagAACAAGTAAACTTTACATACGAACTATAA
- the LOC134716815 gene encoding ctenidin-1-like → MKLTIALVVLLSAVCINAHGPCYGKGCGYGSGGYDGGYYGGYGGIGGLAGYGGLVGLGGLGGLGGLVSYGGYGRGFDGYGGGYGYGKGYGGGYGGLGGYGSYGGLGGLGYGGLGGLVSYGGYGLGGNGGGYR, encoded by the coding sequence ATGAAGCTCACCATTGCTCTCGTTGTACTATTGTCAGCCGTATGCATAAATGCCCATGGACCATGTTATGGTAAGGGCTGCGGATATGGAAGTGGGGGCTATGATGGCGGATATTATGGCGGATATGGTGGAATAGGAGGATTGGCCGGCTACGGTGGATTAGTAGGTTTAGGCGGTTTAGGTGGATTAGGCGGTTTAGTCAGCTATGGCGGTTACGGCAGGGGATTTGATGGTTATGGTGGAGGATATGGTTATGGCAAAGGGTATGGCGGCGGCTATGGTGGATTAGGCGGTTACGGCAGCTATGGTGGATTAGGAGGTTTGGGCTATGGTGGATTAGGTGGTTTAGTCAGCTATGGCGGTTATGGATTAGGTGGAAATGGTGGTGGATATAGATAA
- the LOC134714205 gene encoding sulfotransferase 1C2-like codes for MSSKEERKLFAYGPITEKDEIINVALPGGEVSEYLLTDEYETRVIDRKFGYYPDPRVLIPQTQNMDVYADDIFVCAYPKCGTHWVWEMCQMLVKGEAEYHQKAKESCMMEFHLPEDYNDLQRPRIFNTHFTPRCLPKKIRDKKCKMILILRNPKDIFTSLYHHILVTKSMDQNFDFPQFLQYTFENNRDVCSNWFFYNKRWSEFVSSTDQPVLILNYEDLKTNLIECLSEIGQFIGYPRDIELLKEIEDKCTVSKMREAEKRRDSGTEVSTGERISNLYRKGVIGDWKNHFTVADNERFDAFLKENMEEKHSLQTFKQK; via the exons ATGTCTAGCAAAGAGGAGAGGAAATTATTTGCTTATg GACCAATAACAGAAAAAGATGAAATTATCAACGTCGCCTTACCAGGTGGCGAAGTGTCTGAGTATCTCCTCACAGATGAATATGAGACCAGGGTAATTGATAGAAAGTTTGGATATTATCCTGATCCGAGGGTATTAATACCTCAAACTCAAAACATGGACGTTTATGCTGATGATATCTTTGTATGCGCATACCCCAAATGTG GAACCCATTGGGTGTGGGAAATGTGCCAGATGTTGGTAAAAGGCGAAGCTGAATACCACCAGAAGGCTAAGGAATCATGTATGATGGAATTTCATCTCCCAGAAGATTACAACGACTTACAGAGACCCAGAATATTCAATACGCATTTTACACCAAGATGTTTACCAAAGAAAATCCgtgataaaaaatgtaaaatgatattaATTCTACGTAATCCGAAAGACATATTTACTTCACTGTACCATCATATACTTGTGACGAAATCGATggatcaaaattttgattttcccCAATTTCTGCAATACACATTTGAAAATA ATCGTGATGTTTGTTCAAATTGGTTCTTCTACAATAAGAGATGGTCAGAGTTTGTTTCATCTACAGATCAGCCTGTTCTAATACTAAATTACGAAGATCTTAAAACG AACCTTATTGAATGTTTATCAGAGATTGGACAGTTCATTGGTTATCCAAGGGATATAGAGTTACTAAAAGAAATAGAGGATAAATGTACCGTAAGCAAAATGCGGGAAGCAGAAAAAAGACGAGATAGTGGAACAGAGGTATCGACTGGTGAAAGGATTTctaatttatatagaaaag GGGTGATCGGAGACTGGAAAAATCACTTTACAGTTGCTGATAATGAAAGGTTTGATGCATTCCTGAAGGAAAACATGGAAGAAAAACACTCTTtacaaacttttaaacaaaagtaG